A genomic stretch from bacterium includes:
- a CDS encoding efflux RND transporter periplasmic adaptor subunit, producing the protein MTIPSRRRILTVAVPAALLLAAILALGSRRRPDALVTAIATRGELVIDVATVGQVEAVKSRSVSRQRTGFSWDAVQIAQMAPEGSVVKEGDFLVQLDQTTTSQQLDQVENSLLNARAELARRRAEIDQRLAELESARLNQEYGYEQTRLRYDLMAFEAEVRRREQELELKKAELSLREAGDRLAAQRIIAEAELAKAQYDVRNAEMQMAQAREALASLTITAPEPGLVVYKSFRGGKIKVGDQAWPGMELIDLPDLSQMQVRTRVNEIDVRQIAVDQEVVVTVDALAGLEFRGKVTRIATLARAEGEAKVKVFDVDVFIEGAAGDLRPGMTAQCRIIVARLADVVTVPLEAVFERDGGSVVFAVDGRVAARPVTLGERSDDFVVIESGLEAGETVSLRDPQQPLPAAPDPDAAREAKP; encoded by the coding sequence ATGACCATCCCGTCCCGTCGACGCATCCTGACGGTCGCTGTCCCGGCGGCGCTGCTGCTGGCGGCGATCCTGGCCCTGGGCTCGCGCCGGCGTCCGGACGCGCTGGTGACCGCCATCGCGACGCGGGGTGAACTTGTCATCGACGTGGCCACCGTCGGCCAGGTGGAGGCCGTCAAAAGCCGCAGCGTCTCCCGCCAGCGCACGGGGTTCTCGTGGGACGCGGTGCAGATCGCGCAGATGGCGCCCGAGGGCAGCGTGGTCAAGGAGGGCGACTTCCTGGTCCAGCTCGACCAGACCACGACCAGCCAGCAGCTCGACCAGGTCGAGAACTCGCTGCTGAACGCGCGGGCCGAGCTGGCGCGGCGGCGGGCCGAGATCGACCAGCGCCTCGCGGAGCTGGAGAGCGCGCGCCTGAACCAGGAGTACGGCTACGAGCAGACCCGGCTGCGCTACGACCTGATGGCCTTCGAGGCCGAGGTGCGCCGCCGCGAGCAGGAGCTGGAGCTGAAGAAGGCCGAGCTGTCGCTGCGCGAGGCCGGAGACCGGCTGGCCGCCCAGCGGATCATCGCCGAGGCCGAACTGGCCAAGGCCCAGTACGACGTGCGCAACGCCGAGATGCAGATGGCGCAGGCGCGCGAGGCGCTCGCGTCGCTGACGATCACGGCGCCGGAGCCCGGGCTGGTCGTCTACAAGAGCTTCCGCGGGGGCAAGATCAAGGTCGGCGACCAGGCCTGGCCCGGCATGGAGCTGATCGACCTGCCCGACCTCTCGCAGATGCAGGTGCGCACGCGGGTCAACGAGATCGACGTGCGGCAGATCGCCGTGGACCAGGAGGTGGTCGTCACGGTCGACGCCCTGGCCGGCCTGGAGTTCCGTGGCAAGGTCACGCGCATCGCCACGCTCGCGCGGGCCGAGGGCGAGGCCAAGGTCAAGGTCTTCGACGTCGACGTCTTCATCGAGGGCGCGGCCGGCGACCTGCGCCCCGGCATGACCGCCCAGTGCCGGATCATCGTCGCGCGCCTGGCCGACGTGGTGACCGTGCCGCTGGAGGCGGTCTTCGAGCGCGACGGCGGCAGCGTGGTCTTCGCGGTCGACGGCCGCGTCGCGGCGCGGCCGGTGACGCTCGGGGAGCGCAGCGACGACTTCGTGGTGATCGAGTCCGGCCTGGAGGCGGGCGAGACGGTCTCGCTGCGGGACCCGCAGCAGCCGCTGCCGGCGGCCCCCGACCCGGACGCGGCGCGGGAGGCGAAGCCCTGA
- a CDS encoding efflux RND transporter periplasmic adaptor subunit, protein MVETGEIAAVRAQDLRPPPDWQTSLIIVELAPEGTVVAVGDTVARFDDSSLARPLADVEDRLRNLDAQREGTVASQSSQRQALVDAVAMAELSREQALLQLTKLQFESQTRRQESQLTAERARIALDEARAKLVAQAVLDSLALAKADLELDDARTERASLLERRRARSLLAPLPGLVVYLEQEDRQGKRTKPRVGDAIDPWRPIIQIPDLSAMQVTMMVHEVDRHRVATGLPVTLRLEAYPEAVFTGRIESVARLAAELETGTGVRGFATVARIDGSDPRLRPGMTAIVEIGLGEVADAVLVPRSAVVERDGEWLVYPRASWPRPQPVRPVAVTAMTVAVASGAADGTGLPAGTELVAAPPKEEE, encoded by the coding sequence ATGGTCGAGACCGGCGAGATCGCCGCCGTGCGCGCGCAGGACCTGCGGCCGCCGCCGGACTGGCAGACCTCGCTGATCATCGTCGAGCTGGCGCCCGAGGGGACCGTCGTGGCGGTGGGCGACACCGTCGCGCGCTTCGACGACAGCTCCCTGGCGCGGCCCCTGGCCGACGTCGAGGACCGCCTGCGCAACCTCGACGCCCAGCGGGAGGGGACGGTCGCCAGCCAGTCCAGCCAGCGGCAGGCGCTGGTCGACGCGGTGGCCATGGCCGAACTGAGCCGCGAGCAGGCGCTGCTGCAGCTCACCAAGCTGCAGTTCGAATCGCAGACCCGCCGTCAGGAGTCCCAGTTGACGGCCGAGCGCGCCCGCATCGCGCTGGACGAAGCCCGCGCGAAGCTCGTGGCGCAGGCGGTGCTGGACAGCCTGGCCCTGGCCAAGGCGGACCTCGAACTGGACGACGCGCGCACCGAGCGGGCGTCGCTGCTGGAGCGGCGGCGGGCCAGGTCGCTGCTGGCGCCGCTGCCGGGGCTGGTGGTCTACCTCGAGCAGGAGGACCGCCAGGGCAAGCGCACCAAGCCCCGGGTCGGCGACGCGATCGATCCCTGGCGGCCCATCATCCAGATCCCGGACCTGTCGGCGATGCAGGTGACCATGATGGTGCACGAGGTGGACCGCCACCGCGTGGCGACCGGCCTGCCGGTGACGCTGCGCTTGGAGGCGTACCCCGAAGCGGTCTTCACCGGCCGCATCGAGAGCGTCGCCCGCCTGGCCGCGGAGCTGGAGACGGGCACCGGCGTGCGCGGGTTCGCGACCGTGGCCCGCATCGACGGGTCGGACCCGCGGCTGCGGCCGGGGATGACGGCCATCGTGGAGATCGGGCTCGGCGAGGTCGCCGACGCCGTGCTCGTGCCGCGCTCCGCGGTGGTCGAGCGCGACGGCGAGTGGCTGGTCTACCCTCGCGCCAGCTGGCCGCGGCCGCAGCCGGTGCGGCCCGTCGCCGTGACGGCGATGACCGTGGCGGTGGCGTCGGGCGCGGCCGACGGCACCGGACTGCCCGCCGGCACCGAACTGGTCGCCGCGCCCCCGAAAGAGGAAGAATGA